Proteins from a single region of Ischnura elegans chromosome 2, ioIscEleg1.1, whole genome shotgun sequence:
- the LOC124153220 gene encoding zinc finger protein 316-like, with amino-acid sequence MTPLVQDNLATMTTVCASQISPPPSPKCPQHQPSSSPSSSGTTSKLFRPWRPAENPADVAEERKAEEKPKVEEESARRRRRKEEREARRSKKRAEEAKAAAKNLAGTPVTNAVAADPARTPRIEGGDVVPAPALTSPSIPAPPQGYHFPQDPSLLLPGLHPFFHPHHPAPPHPFSHLPPHLDPVLLAEMTDAELERLGLLGGYGAIDSSLVACGGSPHDPRGLTHPPGAAGKKQRPKKYRCPHCQVAFSNNGQLRGHVRIHTGERPFTCEYEGCGKAFTRNEELTRHRRIHSGQRPFACPLCDKRFGRKDHLKKHARTHAPPPPTPHPYLLAAHGAAADPRSLMLPPPLSYSAHPGLLIGAAPGTGEALSAQPAAQRIADMAALAGFPYLYGY; translated from the exons ATGACGCCCCTGGTGCAGGATAACCTAGCGACCATGACCACCGTCTGTGCCTCGCAAATCTCCCCGCCGCCCTCCCCGAAGTGTCCACAGCATCAACCGAGCTCCTCTCCATCGTCTTCCGGGACCACCTCCAAGCTCTTCCGTCCATGGAGACCCGCTGAAAACCCCGCCGACGTGGCGGAAGAACGGAAAGCGGAGGAGAAACCAAAGGTCGAGGAGGAATCTGCGCGAAGGAGACGGAGAAAGGAGGAACGCGAAGCCAGGAGGAGCAAGAAGAGGGCCGAGGAAGCCAAAGCGGCCGCGAAAAATCTGGCGGGAACTCCGGTGACGAACGCGGTAGCGGCGGATCCGGCGAGGACCCCCAGGATAGAAGGCGGAGATGTTGTTCCAGCTCCCGCTTTAACTTCTCCCTCGATACCGGCGCCGCCTCAAGGATACCACTTCCCTCAAGACCCTAGCCTGCTTCTGCCCGGTCTGCACCCATTCTTCCACCCCCATCACCCTGCACCACCGCACCCTTTCTCACACTTGCCGCCGCACCTCGACCCCGTCCTCCTCGCCGAGATGACGGATGCGGAACTCGAGCGTCTCGGTCTCCTCGGAGGATACGGTGCCATCGATTCGAGCCTGGTCGCCTGCGGGGGGTCGCCCCACGATCCCCGGGGACTGACGCATCCACCAGGCGCGGCGGGAAAGAAACAGAGGCCCAAGAAATACCGCTGCCCTCACTGTCAGGTCGCCTTCAGCAACAACGGACAACTGAGAGGACATGTCCGGATACATACAG GAGAGCGGCCGTTCACGTGCGAGTACGAGGGTTGCGGCAAGGCATTCACCCGCAACGAGGAGCTCACCCGCCACCGCAGGATCCACTCGGGGCAGCGTCCCTTCGCCTGCCCGCTCTGCGACAAGCGCTTCGGCCGAAAGGACCACCTCAAGAAACACGCCCGCACCCACGCCCCACCGCCACCAACCCCGCACCCTTACTTGCTTGCCGCGCACGGCGCTGCGGCGGACCCGCGATCCCTCATGCTGCCTCCGCCACTCTCCTACTCGGCACATCCCGGACTCCTGATCGGCGCAGCTCCGGGGACCGGCGAAGCACTCTCGGCGCAGCCCGCTGCTCAGAGGATAGCCGACATGGCGGCCCTGGCTGGATTCCCGTATCTTTACGGATactga